A genomic window from Prunus persica cultivar Lovell chromosome G2, Prunus_persica_NCBIv2, whole genome shotgun sequence includes:
- the LOC18787040 gene encoding NAD-dependent malic enzyme 2, mitochondrial encodes MWNAARFAASSLTRSTRRFSTAIPGPCIVHKRGADILHDPWFNKDTGFPLTERDRLGLRGLLPPRVISFEQQYARFMESYRSLEKNTKGQPEGVVALAKWRILNRLHDRNETLYYRVLIDNIQDFAPVIYTPTVGLVCQNYSGLFRRPRGMYFSAKDKGEMMSMIYNWPAHQVDMIVLTDGSRILGLGDLGVQGIGIPIGKLDMYVAAAGINPQRILPVMLDVGTNNQKLLEDRLYLGLRQRRLEGEEYISIVDEFMEAVHTRWPKAIVQFEDFQMKWAFETLQRYRKRFCTFNDDIQGTAGVALAGLLGAVRAQGRPLADFVKQKIVVVGAGSAGLGVLNMAVQAVARMAGNGEAAAKYHFFLIDKDGLVTKERKNLDPMAAPFAKEPGAIDGLMEGASLVEVVKKVKPHVLLGLSGVGGVFSQEVLQAMRESDSAKPAIFAMSNPTMNAECTAEDAFKHAGENIVFGSGSPFDNVVLGNGKVGHVNQANNMYLFPGIGLGALLAGARLISDGMLQAASECLASYITDEDIRKGILYPSIHSIRHLTVEVGAAVLRAAVAEELAEGHCEVGPRELMNMSKEETLEYVTRNMWFPVYSPLVHEK; translated from the exons ATGTGGAACGCAGCGCGATTCGCCGCGTCCAGTTTGACCCGATCGACCAGGCGCTTCTCCACGGCGATTCCTGGTCCCTGTATTGTCCACAAGCGTGGCGCTGATATTCTCCATGATCCCTGGTTCAACAAG GACACTGGATTTCCTTTGACAGAAAGAGATCGACTTGGGCTTCGGGGTCTCCTCCCACCTCGTGTCATATCGTTCGAGCAGCAATATGCTCGTTTCA TGGAGTCATATCGATCGCTAGAGAAAAATACTAAGGGCCAACCAGAAGGTGTTGTTGCCTTGGCTAAATGGAGGATCTTAAACAGGCTGCATGACAGGAACGAGACCTTATACTACCGA GTCCTTATTGATAACATCCAAGATTTCGCTCCCGTAATATACACTCCTACAGTAGGATTGGTATGTCAAAATTATTCAGGGTTGTTCAGACGCCCACGTGGAATGTATTTCAGTGCAAAGGATAAAGGGGAGATGATGTCTATGATCTACAATTGGCCAGCTCACCAG GTAGACATGATAGTCCTGACAGATGGGAGTCGTATCCTTGGCCTAGGTGATCTTGGAGTTCAGGGAATTGGAATACCAATAGGAAAACTTGATATGTATGTTGCTGCAGCTGGCATTAATCCACAGAGA ATACTACCGGTTATGCTTGATGTTGGTACTAACAATCAAAAGCTACTTGAAGACCGTCTTT ATTTAGGACTTCGACAACGTAggttggaaggagaagagtacATATCAATTGTTGATGAATTCATGGAAGCTGTTCATACACGTTGGCCCAAGGCCATTGTGCAG TTTGAGGATTTTCAAATGAAGTGGGCTTTTGAAACGCTGCAACGTTATCGTAAAAGGTTTTGCACATTCAATGATGATATACAG GGAACTGCCGGTGTTGCACTTGCAGGATTATTAGGAGCTGTGAGAGCCCAAGGTCGACCATTGGCTGACTTTGTGAAACAAAAGATAGTTGTTGTGGGAGCTGGGAG TGCCGGACTTGGTGTTCTTAACATGGCTGTACAGGCTGTTGCAAGAATGGCAGGGAACGGTGAAGCTGCTGCAAAATATCATTTCTTTCTGATTGATAAAGAT GGTCTAGTCacaaaagagaggaagaatcTTGATCCTATGGCTGCACCCTTTGCAAAAGAACCAGGAGCAATTGATGGGCTTATGGAGGGAGCTAGTCTAGTTGAAGTG GTTAAGAAGGTCAAGCCCCATGTGCTTCTTGGTTTGTCTGGAGTTGGTGGTGTCTTCAGTCAAGAG GTACTTCAAGCAATGCGAGAGTCGGATTCAGCTAAACCTGCGATTTTCGCTATGTCAAATCCAACCATGAATG CTGAATGCACTGCTGAAGATGCTTTTAAGCATGCTGGTGAAAACATAGTCTTCGGAAGTGGAAGCCCCTTTGATAATGTTGTTCTtg GCAATGGAAAAGTAGGCCATGTAAATCAAGCAAATAACATGTACCTCTTTCCAGG GATTGGTTTAGGTGCACTTCTCGCAGGTGCTCGTCTTATATCGGATGGCATGTTACAAGCAGCTTCTGAATG CCTGGCTTCATATATAACAGATGAAGATATCCGAAAGGGCATCTTGTATCCATCTATTCACAG TATCCGACATCTAACAGTGGAGGTTGGAGCTGCTGTCCTGCGGGCAGCTGTTGCAGAAGAACTGGCGGAAGGACATTGTGAAGTGGGGCCCAGAGAGCTCATGAACATGTCAAAA GAGGAGACTCTGGAATATGTGACTCGCAACATGTGGTTCCCAGTTTATAGCCCTCTTGTTCATGAAAAATGA